The genomic window CGGACTGGTCGCGGTGGTGGGGTGACCTTCCGCTCATGGCGGATGGCGCGGAGGTGCTGGCTTACCTGCGCGAGCAAGAGTTCCTCGTTGAAGATTCAGGGTCGTTGATGATCGGTCCGCGCGCGGAGAAGGAGTTCGGCAAGCGACACTTCATGGACCTTCTCTCGACGTTTGTTGCCGACCTGGAGTTGCGCGTTGTGGCGGGCATCAAGGAGATCGGATTCGTCTCGCCGCTCGCACTCCCGGCCCGGCCGGATCGCGAGCAGCGCCCCCTCATTCTGGCGGGTCGAGGTTGGTTAGTGCAACACGTCGACTGGGAGCGCTTCACTGTATGGGTCGAGGAAATTCCAACCAAGGGTGACGTGAAGTGGCCGTCCGGTGCCGTCACGCAATCGTTCGAGTTGTGCCAAGCCAAGAGAGAGGTGCTGCTTGGGGAAGAACCTAACGTCGAGTTGTCCAAACGTGTTCCAGCAGCACTGAAGCAACTCCGTGAAGAACGCGCCACGGAAGTCGACAACAACGGCCTCGTGCTGCATCCGCCCGGTACGGGAGGTACGCGGCTGTGGACCTGGGCCGGGCTGAAGGCGAACGCAACAGTTCTCGCTGGGGTGGGCATTGATGCGAACGGCGTGGAGAACGAAAGTGTCCTCCTCCCAGAAGGCATTTCCGCAGACGACGTCAAGGCTGCGGACCTCGATGCCGTTCCGCGCGTTGACGAGGAAGCTGTCTCAGGGCTCAAGTTCTCAGTAGCGCTGCCGCCGGATCTCGCGGCCAGGACGGTTGGCGAGCGGCTAGCTGATCTACGCGGTGCTGCGGAGACTGCCCAGGCCCGCATCGTTCGGTATCGCGCATGGTGACGCGACGGCTCAGGAAGAACCATCGGACTCAAGTCCCGGAACGGCGTTCAAATGACGAGGATAGACTTCGTGCACCCCACCTATGGCGACGCATCGCCTAGTTGGCGTAGAAATCGCCTTATGATGTAGCCAACCGTACCTGGTTGTGCTTCCCTCGTGGCTGCAGCCAAATCGATCAGTGAACTCCGAAGTGGCCGTTCATCTTCCGAGAGGCTGCTATAAGTAGGGTCGAGGAAGAATGAAGCAGAGGTCGTTGACAGATAGCCGACTAGGTCGAGAAAGATCTCAAGCTGGCGAGCTGCGACACTCTTATCCACGTCTTCAGCTGGGCCGGCGACCATCGGCACGATGGCGAGGTCGTTCTCCCATAACTGCCGCTCTAGCGGATCATCGGCGAGCGTCAACACTGTGGCATTCGACGATCCGATCTCAACGTCTCCCCGTGCGGCACGCACTTCGTACATGAGCTCGTGGAAATCCTCGTCCTGTAAAGAATATCCGACAAAAAGCATGTGCCGCATCAGGAGTAGCCCTTGAACGAGCCCCAGCAGGGCCCCGTACTGCCGCGGCATGCTCAGGAAGTCCGAGCGGGTGAGGATGAGGTGATCGTGGTCGTTGACTGATCCGTGCAGCTTCAGAAGCCATCGGCCCTCGGTATTCGACGGATTGGTCGGAAGCACGGCTAGTTCACGATCGCCGGTCGTGGCGGCAGCCTCGAAGAGTTGGTCGAAGTTCGTCGTTACCGCTTCCCTACTCGGTAGGGAGGCGAGTAGCCCGTGTAGGAGTGAGTACTTTTGCGCTGTTCCGAGCTCCGAGGCAACCTTCTTCTTCAGTCCACTTACACCTTTGCCTAGCCAGCGCTCGAGGAGAGTCGCTTGGTCGCGATAGTCCTTGTCCCTCAGAAGGTTTACGATGCCCGGCTCTACTCCACTGTTGAGCGCAACTTTGCGAAGTAGGTCAGCCCATGTAGGTAAGCCCGCGCCGGCGCTCACGCCCGCGCCGATAAACAGAACGAGCTGGCTGTCAATCGCTGCTTCAGCGAGTCTTCGCGCGCATGACCGGAGATTAGGATTCGCCTGCTCGTTGAAGAGCCACGTCTCGGCGAGCGGTCTAGTTGAGATGACCTGGCGCCTAGCGCGCTGGCATGCTGCGTATTGTTTGTCCCCGAATGCCACAAGGATCATGTCGACATCGTGATTCCGCGCAATGCGGTCAAGCGCCAAGAGAAGGCCGTGAACGAGTTCTCCCTTCCTATTACGTGCACCTCCATGTCCGGACCCGATGACATTTACAGCGAGCCGGTACTTGGGCCATGCATAGATTCGGTCGTCGTCCCGTCGCCTTTGTAGCGCGGCGGTCGCCTGCTCGACGAACTCGTTAATGATTGGCGCGAAGACCGTGAAGTCGGAGTCGTCGCCCACCTGTCCCGCGTTTCCCAGCCAGATATGCGGCTCCTTCGCCGACGAGTCAAGCTGAACGACGTCGGCGTTGTTCCACGACCTGGGGATCGTCTTGCCGCGAAGCAACTTCTTCCACGACACGGTGATGTGGAAAGCCGCATCGGTCGGTATCAGGATGGCGTCGCATGCGAGCTTCGTGAGATCACCATTGATGATGAAGAGATGGCCAGTCACGGTCATCCTCCCTTCGCATGTAGCTAAACGACGTCGCTGCTAGTGAGTGGCACGCTGCCAAAGCGCCATTGACCCACCGTCTAGGCATAGCTCACTCAGTGGTCCCGAGCTTGTGCGCGGCCATCCGAAGACTCCGATAAAGCAACGTCGCATCGCCCAGCTGGTGCCGAAGCCACTTCTCGAGTCCGGCGATCGGTACAAGATTCTGCGGTGCGCGTGGCTCTTTGTATTCCACAGAGGCGAACCTGGGGAACAACACTTGCGTCATGTTCGCCGTTGCGATGACATCTTTGAGGCTGCGGTCGGCCGCAGCCTCGAGCCGCACAATGCCAGCCCACGGGCTTCCCGGCAGACACGGTAGACGCAAATACCACGAATACCTGTCCCATCCTGAAGCGATCACGAAGATAGGTGAGCGATCGGCCGTCCGCAGTTCGCTAACAACCGCGTTGAGGCCAGGCGGAAGATATTGCACGCCATGCGTCTTGACGTAACCGAGCGCTCGCGACAGGTGCGCCTTTCCGCGTAGCGGGCCGTCTACGACTAACAGGTCGTTCTCCTCCGATGGATTCGGGCCGGGCCGATTTCGCGCCTCAACCGCCACCGTCAGCTCTAAGTCAGCCAGCACGCGCTGCAACGCGTTCGTCAGCGAGGCACCGGGTGGGGCTTCTTCGTCGGAAACCGTTCGATGAAATACGTAGGGTTCGAAGCCGGCGTCGATAGTTTCTGCTGTCGCCGCTTCAGAGAAAAGACCTCGTCGAACTTCGGAGGCGATGACGTCCGCGCCAGCCGCGGATGCTCGAACGACTCCTGCCGCGTAACTCGCGCAGAGACCCGGTACAGCGCGGTTGCCCTCACCGTTAGGGGCGTCAAGATCGTCGATCCACGCGCGTGCATCTATTCTGCGTACCCCATCTACAAAGAGCACGCTTTGAGGTACGGGAGTCGCGGTGTCCGGTGCGATCGGTGCCCACCCGGAGCCGCCGACTTCCGGAGTTGCATCAACCTTCGACGAAGTCTCGGCAAGCTCCTGAATATCAATGGCCGTACCGTAACTCGGGTCCCACCCGTCAACGCTAAATCGCACGACTAGACCGCCAGGCGCTCGATATGCGAACCCGCGTTGTCGCGACTTACCTCAAATCGGACCGGGATCCGCTCCGCCAGTGCGCCCACGTGCGTGATAACTCCCACCATCCGGGAGCCGGACGACGCTAGGTTTTCCAAAGTGCCGGCGACAATGTCAAGTGTCGCCTCGTCAAGCGTGCCGAATCCCTCGTCCAAGAAGATCGACTCGAGCTTGTTCGCGCCGGCAGCGGACAGAGACGTGACCTGCTCGGAGAGCGCCAACGCTAACGCCAGTGATGCTTGGAACGTTTCGCCACCCGAAAGGGTCTTCACGAGACGACACATGTCCGCGTCGTTGTGATCGATGACGAGAAGATCTTGCTCGTTGCGCGTGAGTTCGAATTGCCCACTCGACAGCTCGAGCAGAATTGCCGAAGCATCGCGCAACAGCGCATCGAGGGCGCTCGCGATCAGCCATCGTGGAAAGCCGTTAGCACGCATTAATTGTGACAACATCTGCGCAACGCTGGCAGTCTCTTCGGCTGCTTGCATCTCAGCACGCATCTTCATGGCTTGAGAGCGCCGCTCTTTGGCGTGTTTGAACGCAGCCTCTGCGGTTGCTAGTGCGGCGGCTACCGCGGCGGTGGCGCGGTCGGCGAGTGCGACGGGCGATAGGTCCTCATCGACCTCGACGCCATGTTGCACCATGTCCTGCGACAATCTTGTCGCCGCATCACCCAATCGTTTCTCTGCTTCAGCAATGACCTCTTGCTGTGCGGAGATTTGAGTTGTTCTTGCTGCCGCTTCTGCATCAGCCCATTTGACGAACAAGTCCCAGTCGGTCGCAAGATCTGTCCCAACAATCTCGGGTGCGCCGTATTGGGACAGCGGATCGCGTAGGCGTTGCATTTGCTGTCGACTCGTCGCGATCGCGCTCTCGGCCACTGCGAGGGCGTCACGCGCGGTGGAGGTCGATTCGCGGGCCGTGCCGATCGCCTTGGTGGCTCCGGCAAGTTGCGCTTCGAGTGCTTTCACGCGTGCTAATTCGGCACTTGTCTCGTCCCTGGCCAAGCCGGCCGTCAGTATCTGATTGAGCTCGGCGAGTCGTTCGCAGGCGGTTTTAAGCGCACCACTTGTTCGCTGGAGGTCGAGCGAAGCAGCAGTAAGCTGTTCGTTGGAAGCCCTCGCGGCCTGCTCTGCTTCATCCTTTGCAGCTTTCGTATGTGCTGCAAGGTCATTGGCTTCCTTCGCCGTAGCCTGGAGTGCCGCCAGTTGTTCGGCGACAGTCTGGGACATTTCGTCTGCCCAGTTCGTTAATTTCCTCCAGGATGCAGCGACGGCCGTGTCATCAATCGTCGGCGGTGCGAGAGAGATAACACCGTCGCGGACCAAGTTCAGAGCCGTGAGCGCTTCGCGTGACGCGGCATTGCATCCCTTGACGTCTTCGGCGGCCGACCGAACGGCATCTCGTGCGTCGGCGACTGCTACATCCGCATTCTGGCGCCGCTGCTCAGTTGACGCGCGCTCCTCGATCTTGGCCGCGACACTAGCACGAACTTCGTTCGCCGCATCACGTACGTCGCTTAGTCGTTCGTTCTTAGACGTCGATAGACCTTGTGCTATTGCAGGACTTGCTGTCATGTCAAGCGCAGGGAGCTTCTCTTTGAGAGCCAGCCTTAGCGCTTCGCACCGCTCTATGCGTCGAACGTGCGCTGCCTCAGCGCTCCGTTGAGAGGCTCGCAACTCAGTCAACGAGGCTGCGGCGCGATCATAATCTGCCCGCGCAGTAGTTACCGCCTCCTGAAAGCGCTGCAAATCAACATCATTCGCATCGGCCAAGACCGCGACTATCTCGTGACCACACACCGGGCATTCGTCACCCACACTCAGGCCCGTTCTAAGCGCCGCGGCCTGATTGGCATGCTCGGCTTCGCGTAGAGAGCGTTCGGCACCTGCCAATGCGGTCGACGCCGCATCAGCTACGGTTTGAGCCTCTCGAACCGATTCACGTATCGCATCCCGCGTTGCATACTCTTCGAGCTCTTCGGCAATGGTCGAGATAAGGTCGTCGACAGCCGATCTCGCCGCAGCGAGGATCTCTGCTGCCGGTAACGTAGCAATCGCGGCAGCAATGTTCTTCTGCTCGCCTTCCCTCACTGCCAAGGTTTCTTCAGCTTCGCTCAGAGCCGCTGTGGCCTCAGCAGTTTTCGCGCCCAGTGCCTCAATACCTTGGGGCTCCTTGATATCGCGTAGCTTCGCCAATTCAGCCGCTGTAGCCGCTACCGCCGCGTCGGCGTCGGTCGCGGCTTGAGCTGCGCTGGCCGCTGCATTGCGCGCAGCGTCCGCGTCTGCCTCCGCCATCATGCGGGTATTCTTTGCCTCCCCAAGCAGGCGTTCTGCTTCGGTGGCTGCCAGTTCTAACTCTGGCAGCCGCTCTTTCAGCTGATCGGCTTCGAGCCAGTATTCAAGTCTTCGCTCCAACTCATGTCGAGGAGCAGCGGTCTGGAGACTCTCGCGAAACTCTTGTTCTCGGCGCTCGGCCGCACACTGAGCCTCCTCTGCAGATTGCAGTTCGGTAGCCCGCTTTTGACGCTCGTTTTCGAGTTCGTCCACACCGGCTGGTTTGGCAACCGCCGCAAGCAACGAATGCTCCGCCGAGAGGGACTCCAGATTGCTTTGGGCAAGAACTACTGCCTCGGACGCCAGCTTTACCGCCGGAACCTCCACCGTCGTGACGTGCTGTTGGAACTCACGCAGCGTGGACACGACCGTCGCCATTTCGACAACGTGCTCGTCTGTAGCATCGGCGAATTCCGATAGTTGGTCATCGAGTGTGGCGGCCTTCGCCTTTGCTTCCGCCGAGCGGCCGTATGCCGCGCTCTGGATCGCGCCATAGATCTTGTATCCGAGAAGATTCTCCAAGATATCTTGGCGATCAGCATTTTTCGCGTGTAGGAAGCGCGCGAACTCGCCTTGCGGCAGCGCGACAGACTGCGTGAATTGGTCGAAGTTCAAACCCAGAAGGTTCTCGACGGCACGACTGACGTCTCGACCGCTCGCGATCGGTACCGTTTCGTCTTCGGCGTCGCCTAGCGCGGATGCCTGAACGAACTGCTCAAGTCGCGCCTCTCTGACGGAGATGGCCTGAGTCTTTCCTCCGCCGCGACGCACGTCGCGCAGTGCAACGTAGCGTTTACCTCCGACGTCGAAGACCAGTCGCACAATCGCGCGGGTGGCTGTGGGCGCCAGCGCCGAAGCGACGGCGGCTCTGTCGTCCCATCGCGGAACTGTGCCGTAGAGGGCGAACACCATCGCGTCGATCACCGTGCTCTTGCCCGATCCCGTCGGGCCGACGAGAACGAAGAACTCGGCGTCGCGAAAGTCAATCCGGGCTTTGGTGCGGTAGGAGCAGAAGCCGTCAAGCTCGAGGATCACCGGCCGCATGTCAGGATGATCCTGAATCCGACGAGGTCAGCGCGTCGAGCAGTTGAGCGAACAACGTTTCGAGGCGTGGATCGGAGATCTGACGTTCCTTACAGAACTCGCTGAACAACTCAATCGGTGACTGGTTCGAGCGGTCGGGGATGACGGGAGCGGCGGTTTGCGCGGCGAAACTTGGATCGACGCGGACCTCTAGAGCGTTCGGCAGCAAGTCAACCACCTCATCGCGTAGACCCGCCCGCGTCGGCTCCTCGACTACTACGCGCAGATAGTCGTCGCCGTACGAGTCGGCATTGGCGGCCAAGCTTGCCACGGTGCCGTGGATCGTACGAAGACGTCGGCCCTTGGTGATCGGGATCTCGGTGATCGTCGCGGGTGTATTCGGCGACGCCTCGACGAGTAGCACTACGGAGTCGTTTTCTTCCTCACCGAAGTCGACGGCAATGGGAGAACCGCTGTAGTGCACGGGACACGGCGCGGGCATTTGCTGACGGCGGTGAAGGTGGCCGAGCGCTACATAGTGGGGGTCGGCACCAAAAGCTGTGGCCGGCACGTAGTAGTCGAAGATGGTTTGAGCGGCACGCTCGCCACCGCCCATCTTTCCGTCGATGATCGTCAGGTGCGCCATCATGATGTTTACCGCGCCGTCGGAGAATCCCGTCTTCAAGTGCTCGATCATTTCGCGAACCTGTTGGTCGTATGCAGCGGCATGTTCTGCGGGAGTGTTCAACAGGAGTTCGGCGGCACGTACGGCATACCGCGTCGTCAGGAACGGCAGCACTGCAACGTTGACTGTCTCACCCGTGCTCCTCGCAGCGAAGGACACGACGCCGCCGCTCTTCGCGGGGCGCGCCTGACCAAGGAGGTGAATACCTGCTGCCGCCATTAGCGGTCGGTAGGCGTCGAAAGTAATTGCGTGATCATGATTTCCTGCCATCGCGATTACTTCGGCGCCTGTCTTGCGCAGCTCGATCAGCGCGTGAACGACGAGCTGCTGCGCTGGCGCTGAGGGCGAAGAGGTTTCGTACAGGTCACCGGCGATCAGGACCGCGTCGACGGCCTCTCGGGACGCAATGTCGACGATCTCCTTGAGGACGTCCTTTTGTTCTTCGAGGCGGCTTCGGCCCTTCAGCGTCTTGCCGATGTGCCAGTCGGATGTGTGGAGGAACTTCACCGGTCGTCCTGAACGCGTTAGAAGGGTGCGTCGTCGGGCGTGGGCACTCGCACCGGGAAGGCATGGTCGACAGTAGGCGCGCCTCCAGTTTGCACCGTCGTGGTCGGCTGGACTTCGGAAAGCCTTGTCGCCCAGGCAGGGAACGGAAACTCCACCGCAAGAGGAACAGGAATGGCAGGCTGACTGACGAACATTGTTCCGGGTTTTGCGATGGTCGCGCGGCTGCGCTGCCCAGATGGAAGGAATCCGTATTCGGGGCGCGAGGCTTCGGCGGAGTCGAGCCGGCCTACTACTTTGATCGCGCTGTTGCTGATGATTCGGCGCTCGACCTCACTCGCCGTTTGTTGAGCGCCTATTAGAATGATCCCGAGCGATCGGCCGCGCTCCGCGATGTCAAGGAGGACGTCTTTGATAGGGCTGGCGCCTGCACGCGGGGCGTACTTGTTGAGTTCATCGAGCATGGTGAAGAGCAAGCTTCCTGGTCCAGATGCTTCCTTACGCTCGGTCTCGCGTGCCAATACAACGCCGGTGACGAAGCGCTGTGCCCGATCCATCAGGTTGTGGAGATCCACGACGGTCACTTGGCGGTTCTCTGTTGTGACTTGTCGACCCGGACGATGCGGAATATCACCGCGGATGAGATCGGACAGCGCTCGCTGGCTTGACCGCAGGCGGCGGACGAACGCGTTTGCGGTGCCTGCGGTGATCGCTGGGCCAGCCCAATCGGGCATTGTCCCGGGATCAGTTACCCGGTCGCATATGAGATCGACTAGGTCCGAGTAGGTGCGGCAGTGCTGGCCGTCAATCAGTGCGGCACCGTCGGAGCCTGCGGGGGTGGTTTCGCGCCGAAGCTTCGATGTGACTTGGTGTACGACGAGCGTGTATTGCTGGCGTTCGTCTTCGACATCGGCGAAAACGTATGGGAGAAGGCCGCCGTCGCAGAACTCTGTGATGGTCCACCAGAACGCTTCAACGCCTTCGGTGCGGCCCGCGACGTGAGGCCGCGCATTGTTATCGCCGGGGATGGGAGGCGCGAAGAACCCTACGGATTGGAAGGGGGAGGCCGCTAGGCCCAACTCGGCGTAAGCGTGGCGCAAGTCGTCGCCGCTCTCACCGCTCAGTCGCGCGTTCGGCTTATCTAGGAAGAGGAGGTCTTCACCTTTGACTGAGAAGATCAGCGCTTTCGCGTTGTGCGCGTTTCTCAATACGCCGCCATTGAAGAGGGCGTGAAGAAGGAATAGCGCGAACGAGGTTTTGGTAGCTACGCCGGAGATGCCGCTGATCGAAATGTGGGCCCCTCGGGTGCCGTCGATGAAGTCAAGGTCCACGTAGACCGTTTCACCGTCGCGCCCGACACCGACCGGCAGGCGGCGATCCATCTGGTCGAAGTAGAGCGCTTCAGCTCGTTCCGCACCGGTTGCTCGACGGGCAATCGAACCGGGCCGAGGAGGGACATAGCACTCAGGCTCGACTCTTGTCGTCGTGACTTCGGCGACCTCTTGTACGCGAGCCGGCATGACGCCATCAGATATGAGGAAGACGTCGCTGCCAAACGACGCGCCTTCATGACGGGACCGGACGTCTGTCACTATTCCCGATGTCAATACTTCGCCCCGGCCGGGAACGTTCCGAGAAGTCGCAACGACGTCGTCGAGCTGCAGATATGCATCAGGGTAGATAGCGACATGGAAAACCAACGGCGTCGCGTCCTCCGTGCCGACGACCTGGCCAATTTCGTGCGCATCATGATGACTCGGAAAGTCAGCGACTAGTCCGTTCGGCGGCTCTTCGACCACTTGAAATCCCCTTAAATTCCTGGGAAGGACACCGTGACCGTGCGAGTGTAGATCCGGGAACGGACATGCCGCAGTAATTTGTGCATGCGCTGCTGGGCACCCACAGCCTGTGCGGATCAGCTGACTCAGAGATGGGTTCCGTCCAGCGTCTGACATGGTAGAACCGTTCGACAGGCATGCATGGAGGCTGCGGTGAATTCGGCGCCAGCGCCGAGCTTGGCTGCCTTTGCTGGGTGGTTCAGTTCTGAATCAATAATGCCCGCACTGCGGGCGGAGGTGCTCTTGCAGCTCGATGCCGAGCGCACAATTCACGATCGACATCGAAACCTCGTCGTCGCCGCGACCTGCCGGAACGGGTGAGACCGTCATCGCAGCTCTGGATTACCGGCGTCGTGTGCGCGATGTGCACGACCGCGACCTCACACTGCTGTTCATCGCGCGTCGGAAAGATACTTCAACAATCGCGGCGGATGTATTAGGGAGTCCTCAGCGACGCGACGGTACAGCTGGTGGGTCGATGCGGATGGTGCC from Mycobacterium kubicae includes these protein-coding regions:
- a CDS encoding exonuclease SbcCD subunit D: MKFLHTSDWHIGKTLKGRSRLEEQKDVLKEIVDIASREAVDAVLIAGDLYETSSPSAPAQQLVVHALIELRKTGAEVIAMAGNHDHAITFDAYRPLMAAAGIHLLGQARPAKSGGVVSFAARSTGETVNVAVLPFLTTRYAVRAAELLLNTPAEHAAAYDQQVREMIEHLKTGFSDGAVNIMMAHLTIIDGKMGGGERAAQTIFDYYVPATAFGADPHYVALGHLHRRQQMPAPCPVHYSGSPIAVDFGEEENDSVVLLVEASPNTPATITEIPITKGRRLRTIHGTVASLAANADSYGDDYLRVVVEEPTRAGLRDEVVDLLPNALEVRVDPSFAAQTAAPVIPDRSNQSPIELFSEFCKERQISDPRLETLFAQLLDALTSSDSGSS
- a CDS encoding AAA family ATPase, producing the protein MRPVILELDGFCSYRTKARIDFRDAEFFVLVGPTGSGKSTVIDAMVFALYGTVPRWDDRAAVASALAPTATRAIVRLVFDVGGKRYVALRDVRRGGGKTQAISVREARLEQFVQASALGDAEDETVPIASGRDVSRAVENLLGLNFDQFTQSVALPQGEFARFLHAKNADRQDILENLLGYKIYGAIQSAAYGRSAEAKAKAATLDDQLSEFADATDEHVVEMATVVSTLREFQQHVTTVEVPAVKLASEAVVLAQSNLESLSAEHSLLAAVAKPAGVDELENERQKRATELQSAEEAQCAAERREQEFRESLQTAAPRHELERRLEYWLEADQLKERLPELELAATEAERLLGEAKNTRMMAEADADAARNAAASAAQAATDADAAVAATAAELAKLRDIKEPQGIEALGAKTAEATAALSEAEETLAVREGEQKNIAAAIATLPAAEILAAARSAVDDLISTIAEELEEYATRDAIRESVREAQTVADAASTALAGAERSLREAEHANQAAALRTGLSVGDECPVCGHEIVAVLADANDVDLQRFQEAVTTARADYDRAAASLTELRASQRSAEAAHVRRIERCEALRLALKEKLPALDMTASPAIAQGLSTSKNERLSDVRDAANEVRASVAAKIEERASTEQRRQNADVAVADARDAVRSAAEDVKGCNAASREALTALNLVRDGVISLAPPTIDDTAVAASWRKLTNWADEMSQTVAEQLAALQATAKEANDLAAHTKAAKDEAEQAARASNEQLTAASLDLQRTSGALKTACERLAELNQILTAGLARDETSAELARVKALEAQLAGATKAIGTARESTSTARDALAVAESAIATSRQQMQRLRDPLSQYGAPEIVGTDLATDWDLFVKWADAEAAARTTQISAQQEVIAEAEKRLGDAATRLSQDMVQHGVEVDEDLSPVALADRATAAVAAALATAEAAFKHAKERRSQAMKMRAEMQAAEETASVAQMLSQLMRANGFPRWLIASALDALLRDASAILLELSSGQFELTRNEQDLLVIDHNDADMCRLVKTLSGGETFQASLALALALSEQVTSLSAAGANKLESIFLDEGFGTLDEATLDIVAGTLENLASSGSRMVGVITHVGALAERIPVRFEVSRDNAGSHIERLAV
- a CDS encoding SIR2 family protein; the protein is MTGHLFIINGDLTKLACDAILIPTDAAFHITVSWKKLLRGKTIPRSWNNADVVQLDSSAKEPHIWLGNAGQVGDDSDFTVFAPIINEFVEQATAALQRRRDDDRIYAWPKYRLAVNVIGSGHGGARNRKGELVHGLLLALDRIARNHDVDMILVAFGDKQYAACQRARRQVISTRPLAETWLFNEQANPNLRSCARRLAEAAIDSQLVLFIGAGVSAGAGLPTWADLLRKVALNSGVEPGIVNLLRDKDYRDQATLLERWLGKGVSGLKKKVASELGTAQKYSLLHGLLASLPSREAVTTNFDQLFEAAATTGDRELAVLPTNPSNTEGRWLLKLHGSVNDHDHLILTRSDFLSMPRQYGALLGLVQGLLLMRHMLFVGYSLQDEDFHELMYEVRAARGDVEIGSSNATVLTLADDPLERQLWENDLAIVPMVAGPAEDVDKSVAARQLEIFLDLVGYLSTTSASFFLDPTYSSLSEDERPLRSSLIDLAAATREAQPGTVGYIIRRFLRQLGDASP
- a CDS encoding ATP-binding protein — protein: MVEEPPNGLVADFPSHHDAHEIGQVVGTEDATPLVFHVAIYPDAYLQLDDVVATSRNVPGRGEVLTSGIVTDVRSRHEGASFGSDVFLISDGVMPARVQEVAEVTTTRVEPECYVPPRPGSIARRATGAERAEALYFDQMDRRLPVGVGRDGETVYVDLDFIDGTRGAHISISGISGVATKTSFALFLLHALFNGGVLRNAHNAKALIFSVKGEDLLFLDKPNARLSGESGDDLRHAYAELGLAASPFQSVGFFAPPIPGDNNARPHVAGRTEGVEAFWWTITEFCDGGLLPYVFADVEDERQQYTLVVHQVTSKLRRETTPAGSDGAALIDGQHCRTYSDLVDLICDRVTDPGTMPDWAGPAITAGTANAFVRRLRSSQRALSDLIRGDIPHRPGRQVTTENRQVTVVDLHNLMDRAQRFVTGVVLARETERKEASGPGSLLFTMLDELNKYAPRAGASPIKDVLLDIAERGRSLGIILIGAQQTASEVERRIISNSAIKVVGRLDSAEASRPEYGFLPSGQRSRATIAKPGTMFVSQPAIPVPLAVEFPFPAWATRLSEVQPTTTVQTGGAPTVDHAFPVRVPTPDDAPF